A window of the Drosophila simulans strain w501 chromosome 2L, Prin_Dsim_3.1, whole genome shotgun sequence genome harbors these coding sequences:
- the LOC27209187 gene encoding uncharacterized protein LOC27209187 yields MHILGLALICFWFGFAESCEKVCAHNFKPMCGHDGKCFTEAVNACQMRNINCVRIAKGKPVFKKLHLGACQRYFTICKMLPED; encoded by the exons ATGCACATCTTGGGATTGGCATTAATCTGCTTCTGGTTTGGTTTTGCTGAAAGTTGTGAGAAAGTCTGCGCTCATAACTTTAAGCCCATGTGTGGTCACGATGGAAAGTGTTTTACGGAAGCGGTAAATGCCTGCCAAATgagaaatataaattgtgTAAGAATTGCTAAGGGAAAACCAG tttttaaaaaattgcatcTTGGAGCGTGTCAAAgatattttacaatttgtaAAATGTTACCCGAAGATTGA
- the LOC6731118 gene encoding uncharacterized protein LOC6731118, with translation MSGQKHLRLRYYTSLEEAMLLRLWREHLHAIPSYTDNLPIFREIAHGLQQNGVRLNKQEARRRMNSYRNKYLNDRNRVGSNANFANDWRLYALIDCLFSPAWPSSALFHIRNVLETIRATARVDLPALPPLLFTSSAQLKFERDAEGCTFLDAEPPMHAVVKTEPLQDDYHQLVKIEHKPTVEQLEIAASHYLQRTAAESVIRRAPLTPANHILPEPEDAPYGGHTNGGQTDAERSASKRRRGRRSILPYSGKITMAIVEELRKENNMLEQQNDACLQALVHKEKQFLAMKQNFLAYMERQEALLALIQPPTIKLET, from the exons ATGAGCGGCCAAAAGCACCTGCGATTGCGCTACTATACGTCGCTGGAGGAGGCCATGCTGCTGCGACTGTGGCGCGAACACCTGCACGCCATACCCTCCTACACGGACAACCTGCCCATTTTCCGGGAGATCGCGCACGGCCTGCAGCAGAACGGCGTACGCCTCAACAAGCAGGAGGCTCGCCGGCGCATGAACAGCTACCGCAACAAGTATTT GAACGATCGCAACCGCGTAGGGAGCAATGCGAACTTCGCGAATGACTGGCGTCTCTACGCGCTGATCGATTGCCTCTTCTCTCCTGCCTGGCCGTCTTCCGCGTTGTTCCATATCCGCAATGTGCTGGAGACGATCCGTGCGACAGCACGTGTGGATTTGCCCGCCCTGCCGCCACTGCTATTCACCTCGTCCGCCCAGCTGAAATTCGAGCGCGATGCAGAGGGATGCACCTTCCTCGATGCCGAACCCCCAATGCACGCAGTAGTGAAAACAGAGCCTTTGCAAGACGACTACCACCAGCTGGTGAAGATTGAGCACAAGCCCACAGTGGAGCAGCTGGAAATTGCGGCTAGCCACTACCTGCAGAGAACTGCTGCCGAAAGTGTCATTCGGCGGGCGCCTCTCACGCCTGCCAACCACATCCTGCCCGAGCCAGAGGATGCGCCATATGGAGGCCACACCAACGGCGGCCAGACGGACGCCGAACGTTCGGCGAGCAAAAGGAGACGAGGTCGACGTAGTATACTGCCGTACTCGGGCAAGATCACAATGGCAATAGTGGAGGAGCTGCGCAAGGAGAACAATATGCTCGAGCAGCAGAACGACGCCTGTCTGCAGGCGCTCGTCCACAAGGAGAAGCAGTTCCTGGCCATGAAGCAGAACTTCCTGGCCTATATGGAGCGGCAGGAGGCACTGCTGGCGTTAATACAGCCGCCGACCATCAAGCTGGAAACCTGA
- the LOC6731120 gene encoding venom dipeptidyl peptidase 4 isoform X2: MHGGFSLSAWMLLLQLALGSVSSAEAKYGTRVKSPWKLRQSLYGLGRRLLAFNGSWLTDEEFYYTASDRSIHKFNAATKTDVIFQNSSFLNNYVGATFSLSPDNTKILIRHNLTEKFRHSYIAQYDVFDIETNTTVQIHKGEKLQYCGWSPLRDRLAYVYLNNVFIHFNESLEISITDDGVDGVVYNGVPDWVYEEEVLSSGSAIWWSSDGSRLAVGFFNDTEVETFTYFLYGDGATTFYQYPHEEQLKYPKSGSKNPVVSLRVYDVSDNDMHSIVAPVDIVGDDHILQSVVWSNSTHLLITWMNRRQNLSSIQSCSYQGDCVEVKRLEEPHGWVDISTPKCFSTGKNCIFGYFIDNWHQVWNLDLETGLNSWQSRGNFTVLSVYGYDEARDKLYYQATLPGDPSVYHVFSNDECLSCGQIDADGVACRSASGTFSKSFSYYTLSCTGPNPSYTRIFEASTKTLQMDWEPNTAYRKQIEQKLRPSYQFMNVTLADGSIGYAKLALPPNFVATKKYPLIVVVYQGPNSVRVTNGFTLGYEAFVTTSRETIYAYIDGRGTGNKGKDLLFSVNNDLGDHEVEDQLFVTRWMQQNLAFVDAERCGIWGWSYGGYMTAKTIEKDDDRIFQCGVSVAPVTSWLYYDTIYTERYMGLPTDDDNFKKYNESSVFGNLENFKSHDFLLIHGSGDDNVHYQHSLLLAKLLQRQDIQFEEQTYTDENHGIGNALPHLYHTIDAFWTNCLNLDVYEDTV, translated from the exons ATGCACGGTGGATTTAGCTTGAGTGCCTGGATGCTGTTGCTCCAATTAGCATTAGGATCTGTTTCCTCAGCAGAAGCGAAGTACGGAACGCGAGTGAAAAGCCCGTGGAAATTAAGGCAGTCACTCTACGGCTTGGGCAGGCGATTATTGGCTTTTAATGGCAGCTGGCTAACGG ATGAGGAGTTCTACTACACTGCCAGCGACCGATCCATCCACAAATTCAATGCGGCCACCAAAACAGATGTGATCTTCCAAAACTCCTCATTTCTG AACAACTATGTGGGCGCCACCTTCTCACTGTCGCCGGACAACACGAAGATCCTGATCCGGCACAACCTTACGGAGAAGTTCCGGCACTCGTATATAGCGCAGTACGATGTCTTCGACATCGAGACCAACACAACCGTCCAAATCCACAAGGGCGAGAAGCTGCAGTACTGCGGATGGTCACCACTGCGGGATCGTTTGGCCTACGTCTACCTGAACAATGTCTTCATTCACTTCAACGAAAGCTTGGAGATCAGCATCACGGACGACGGCGTGGACGGCGTGGTCTACAACGGAGTGCCCGACTGGGTCTACGAAGAGGAGGTTCTGAGCAGCGGCAGCGCGATCTGGTGGTCATCGGATGGCAGCAGGCTGGCCGTTGGCTTCTTTAACGACACCGAGGTGGAGACTTTCACCTACTTCCTTTACGGCGACGGCGCCACCACTTTCTATCAGTATCCGCACGAGGAGCAGCTTAAGTATCCCAAGTCGGGCTCCAAGAACCCGGTGGTGAGCCTGCGCGTCTACGACGTGTCCGACAATGACATGCACAGCATCGTGGCACCCGTGGACATAGTCGGAGACGATCACATCCTGCAGAGCGTCGTCTGGTCGAACTCGACTCACCTGCTAATCACCTGGATGAATCGCCGCCAGAATCTCAGCTCCATTCAGAGCTGTAGCTACCAGGGTGACTGTGTGGAGGTCAAACGGCTGGAGGAGCCCCACGGCTGGGTGGACATTAGCACGCCCAAGTGCTTCTCCACTGGTAAGAACTGCATCTTCGGCTACTTCATAGACAACTGGCACCAGGTGTGGAACCTGGACCTGGAGACGGGACTCAACAGTTGGCAGTCGCGCGGCAACTTCACAGTTTTGAGCGTGTATGGCTATGACGAAGCCAGGGACAAACT CTACTACCAGGCCACTTTGCCCGGAGATCCCTCGGTGTACCACGTGTTCAGCAACGATGAGTGCCTTAGCTGCGGCCAAATTGATGCAGATGGTGTGGCCTGTCGCTCCGCTTCGGGCACATTCAGCAAGTCCTTCTCTTACTACACGCTATCCTGCACTGGTCCCAATCCAAGCTACACCAGGATCTTCGAGGCCTCCACGAAGACACTCCAGATGGACTGGGAGCCGAATACAGCCTACCGCAAGCAAATAGAGCAAAAGCTGCGTCCCAGCTATCAATTCATGAACGTCACCCTGGCCGATGGAAGTATTGGTTACGCCAAGCTAGCCCTTCCGCCCAACTTCGTGGCGACGAAGAAGTACCCACTGATCGTGGTTGTGTACCAGGGACCCAACTCGGTGCGAGTGACCAACGGTTTCACCCTGGGCTACGAGGCGTTTGTCACGACCTCGCGGGAAACGATTTATGCGTATATTGATGGCCGAGGTACGGGTAACAAGGGCAAGGATCTGCTCTTCTCGGTCAACAACGATTTGGGCGATCACGAGGTCGAGGATCAACTGTTCGTCACTCGTTGGATGCAACAAAATCTGGCCTTCGTGGATGCCGAGCGTTGCGGCATTTGGGGATGGAGCTATGGTGGCTATATGACGGCCAAGACCATTGAGAAGGATGACGATCGGATCTTTCAGTGCGGAGTTTCGGTGGCTCCAGTTACCTCGTGGCTGTACTATG ATACGATTTATACCGAACGCTATATGGGACTTCCCACTGACGATGAcaattttaagaaatataaCGAGAGCAGCGTGTTCGGCAACTTGGAGAACTTCAAGAGCCACGACTTCCTGTTGATTCACGGTTCCGGCGACGACAATGTCCACTACCAGCACTCCCTGCTCTTGGCCAAACTGCTGCAGAGACAGGATATTCAGTTCGAGGAACAG ACCTACACCGATGAGAACCATGGCATCGGCAATGCTCTGCCCCATTTGTACCATACCATTGATGCCTTCTGGACCAACTGCCTCAACCTGGATGTCTACGAAGACACTGTGTAG
- the LOC6731120 gene encoding venom dipeptidyl peptidase 4 isoform X1, producing MAINPLLIAALGLFITVCPRPSTAAAVIGRVEDAEGNKTAWELTEALYGTSGLRSFNGTWITDEEFYYTASDRSIHKFNAATKTDVIFQNSSFLNNYVGATFSLSPDNTKILIRHNLTEKFRHSYIAQYDVFDIETNTTVQIHKGEKLQYCGWSPLRDRLAYVYLNNVFIHFNESLEISITDDGVDGVVYNGVPDWVYEEEVLSSGSAIWWSSDGSRLAVGFFNDTEVETFTYFLYGDGATTFYQYPHEEQLKYPKSGSKNPVVSLRVYDVSDNDMHSIVAPVDIVGDDHILQSVVWSNSTHLLITWMNRRQNLSSIQSCSYQGDCVEVKRLEEPHGWVDISTPKCFSTGKNCIFGYFIDNWHQVWNLDLETGLNSWQSRGNFTVLSVYGYDEARDKLYYQATLPGDPSVYHVFSNDECLSCGQIDADGVACRSASGTFSKSFSYYTLSCTGPNPSYTRIFEASTKTLQMDWEPNTAYRKQIEQKLRPSYQFMNVTLADGSIGYAKLALPPNFVATKKYPLIVVVYQGPNSVRVTNGFTLGYEAFVTTSRETIYAYIDGRGTGNKGKDLLFSVNNDLGDHEVEDQLFVTRWMQQNLAFVDAERCGIWGWSYGGYMTAKTIEKDDDRIFQCGVSVAPVTSWLYYDTIYTERYMGLPTDDDNFKKYNESSVFGNLENFKSHDFLLIHGSGDDNVHYQHSLLLAKLLQRQDIQFEEQTYTDENHGIGNALPHLYHTIDAFWTNCLNLDVYEDTV from the exons ATGGCAATTAATCCGCTGCTGATCGCAGCCCTTGGCCTCTTCATCACCGTTTGTCCTCGTCcgtcgacggcggcggcggtcaTCGGGCGGGTGGAGGACGCGGAGGGCAACAAGACGGCGTGGGAACTAACGGAAGCTCTGTACGGCACATCGGGGCTGCGGAGTTTCAATGGCACCTGGATAACAG ATGAGGAGTTCTACTACACTGCCAGCGACCGATCCATCCACAAATTCAATGCGGCCACCAAAACAGATGTGATCTTCCAAAACTCCTCATTTCTG AACAACTATGTGGGCGCCACCTTCTCACTGTCGCCGGACAACACGAAGATCCTGATCCGGCACAACCTTACGGAGAAGTTCCGGCACTCGTATATAGCGCAGTACGATGTCTTCGACATCGAGACCAACACAACCGTCCAAATCCACAAGGGCGAGAAGCTGCAGTACTGCGGATGGTCACCACTGCGGGATCGTTTGGCCTACGTCTACCTGAACAATGTCTTCATTCACTTCAACGAAAGCTTGGAGATCAGCATCACGGACGACGGCGTGGACGGCGTGGTCTACAACGGAGTGCCCGACTGGGTCTACGAAGAGGAGGTTCTGAGCAGCGGCAGCGCGATCTGGTGGTCATCGGATGGCAGCAGGCTGGCCGTTGGCTTCTTTAACGACACCGAGGTGGAGACTTTCACCTACTTCCTTTACGGCGACGGCGCCACCACTTTCTATCAGTATCCGCACGAGGAGCAGCTTAAGTATCCCAAGTCGGGCTCCAAGAACCCGGTGGTGAGCCTGCGCGTCTACGACGTGTCCGACAATGACATGCACAGCATCGTGGCACCCGTGGACATAGTCGGAGACGATCACATCCTGCAGAGCGTCGTCTGGTCGAACTCGACTCACCTGCTAATCACCTGGATGAATCGCCGCCAGAATCTCAGCTCCATTCAGAGCTGTAGCTACCAGGGTGACTGTGTGGAGGTCAAACGGCTGGAGGAGCCCCACGGCTGGGTGGACATTAGCACGCCCAAGTGCTTCTCCACTGGTAAGAACTGCATCTTCGGCTACTTCATAGACAACTGGCACCAGGTGTGGAACCTGGACCTGGAGACGGGACTCAACAGTTGGCAGTCGCGCGGCAACTTCACAGTTTTGAGCGTGTATGGCTATGACGAAGCCAGGGACAAACT CTACTACCAGGCCACTTTGCCCGGAGATCCCTCGGTGTACCACGTGTTCAGCAACGATGAGTGCCTTAGCTGCGGCCAAATTGATGCAGATGGTGTGGCCTGTCGCTCCGCTTCGGGCACATTCAGCAAGTCCTTCTCTTACTACACGCTATCCTGCACTGGTCCCAATCCAAGCTACACCAGGATCTTCGAGGCCTCCACGAAGACACTCCAGATGGACTGGGAGCCGAATACAGCCTACCGCAAGCAAATAGAGCAAAAGCTGCGTCCCAGCTATCAATTCATGAACGTCACCCTGGCCGATGGAAGTATTGGTTACGCCAAGCTAGCCCTTCCGCCCAACTTCGTGGCGACGAAGAAGTACCCACTGATCGTGGTTGTGTACCAGGGACCCAACTCGGTGCGAGTGACCAACGGTTTCACCCTGGGCTACGAGGCGTTTGTCACGACCTCGCGGGAAACGATTTATGCGTATATTGATGGCCGAGGTACGGGTAACAAGGGCAAGGATCTGCTCTTCTCGGTCAACAACGATTTGGGCGATCACGAGGTCGAGGATCAACTGTTCGTCACTCGTTGGATGCAACAAAATCTGGCCTTCGTGGATGCCGAGCGTTGCGGCATTTGGGGATGGAGCTATGGTGGCTATATGACGGCCAAGACCATTGAGAAGGATGACGATCGGATCTTTCAGTGCGGAGTTTCGGTGGCTCCAGTTACCTCGTGGCTGTACTATG ATACGATTTATACCGAACGCTATATGGGACTTCCCACTGACGATGAcaattttaagaaatataaCGAGAGCAGCGTGTTCGGCAACTTGGAGAACTTCAAGAGCCACGACTTCCTGTTGATTCACGGTTCCGGCGACGACAATGTCCACTACCAGCACTCCCTGCTCTTGGCCAAACTGCTGCAGAGACAGGATATTCAGTTCGAGGAACAG ACCTACACCGATGAGAACCATGGCATCGGCAATGCTCTGCCCCATTTGTACCATACCATTGATGCCTTCTGGACCAACTGCCTCAACCTGGATGTCTACGAAGACACTGTGTAG
- the LOC6731121 gene encoding uncharacterized protein LOC6731121, translating to MPAEKPPEFKFPMHDLHLKQTFRNVKVACTLALIAPLILYTLHNNPRKRKYRNFYSNYDPMDAFDRMMSGGYLSSCPPGSVPKKDDKKKKK from the exons ATGCCAGCAGAAAAG CCCCCCGAGTTTAAGTTTCCCATGCATGATTTACACTTGAAGCAAACGTTTCGCAATGTAAAAGTGGCCTGCACTTTGGCCCTGATAGCTCCACTTATTTTGTACACTTTACACAACAATCCCCGCAAGAGGAAGTACAGGAACTTTTACTCCAACTACGATCCGATGGATGCGTTCGATCGCATGATGAGTGGAGGCTACCTATCGTCCTGTCCGCCGGGCAGTGTTCCCAAAAAGGAtgacaagaagaagaagaaatag
- the LOC6731117 gene encoding uncharacterized protein LOC6731117, which yields MPTLKLRIGLPSRRTMGSICICGALASISGLAYMRWRLEDRVRQTEFYQLAIQQLRQHSGAVGLLGEPIKESGFNLSNEKNRCDEDKAQLQFHVQGPKDRGTVYFWASNNQKQGWLIDRLELETRQNPNTRYLLKKPPNYSLVSSDGDPDPPNAESSEETQQPQTPLEPQEQVEMEDKEQEPTVHQHPSIQNNPPQQLHQQRGQEPVPHVHTAEG from the coding sequence ATGCCAACCTTAAAGTTGCGTATCGGTCTGCCCTCGAGGCGAACGATGGgcagcatctgcatctgcggAGCACTCGCCTCCATCTCGGGCCTGGCCTACATGCGCTGGCGACTGGAGGACCGTGTGCGCCAGACGGAGTTCTACCAGTTGGCCATTCAGCAGCTGCGCCAGCACAGTGGAGCCGTGGGTCTGCTGGGCGAGCCCATCAAGGAGTCGGGCTTCAATCTTTCCAACGAGAAGAATCGCTGCGACGAGGACAAGGCCCAGCTGCAGTTCCATGTCCAGGGACCCAAGGACAGGGGCACCGTCTACTTCTGGGCCTCTAACAACCAGAAACAGGGCTGGCTGATCGATCGCCTGGAGCTCGAGACGAGGCAGAATCCGAACACACGCTACCTGCTCAAGAAGCCCCCGAACTACTCGCTGGTCAGCAGTGATGGGGATCCGGATCCCCCTAATGCCGAGTCCTCCGAGGAAACCCAGCAGCCGCAGACGCCGCTCGAGCCGCAGGAGCAGGTGGAGATGGAggacaaggagcaggagccgaCAGTCCACCAGCACCCGAGTATTCAGAACAATCCTCCGCAACAACTGCATCAGCAGCGGGGTCAGGAACCAGTGCCCCACGTTCACACGGCGGAGGGCTGA
- the LOC6731119 gene encoding putative uncharacterized protein DDB_G0271606 translates to MDYEKLALNAGGSGSGAEQDLGMCGGQELLDGRGKEKSRRYWTPSEEERLYEIWGRDNWRLTRTGKNTIFFGRWAEELRDRFAVDVKPEEIQMKVNQTRAKFRQVKKQLQADPSSHATRWKKYDIINRILKNLHRPKNADPLPPEALLNNRDMTPPRDDASAEQLQQQQPQQQSVQQQQQQGLGLAGEPSTATFYNSSSNSNHGSSHNNNTSGGISFSTELFTDQYDEVVKQEYEDDEYRSIPFQEQLQQYSPAEPAQLLELQTPQQQQQQQQQQQQQQFQANYEPQFQQQPAQFNNNSVISTAATSTVNHQPITAVAYINSSNNTISVATNANGGMPAPVPAQVSAPVPAAAPVPTTNNAVVGASPVPVPRKRGRPFGSVNPPHAESLEALYMEEVRRKNQLLYEQTKICRQRLELEERKVDLMQTFFPKCLEQQAQILSHVIQLQQRNQHPAAQRPQ, encoded by the exons ATGGACTACGAGAAGCTGGCGTTGAACGCGGGCGGAAGCGGCAGCGGGGCCGAGCAGGATTTGGGCATGTGCGGTGGTCAGGAGCTGCTCGATGGCAGGGGCAAGGAGAAGTCGCGTCGCTACTGGACGCCCAGCGAAGAGGAGCGCCTGTACGAGATCTGGGGTCGCGACAACTGGCGTCTAACGCGCACCGGCAAGAACACCATCTTCTTTGGCAGGTGGGCCGAGGAGCTGCGCGACCGGTTCGCCGTGGACGTGAAGCCCGAGGAGATCCAGATGAAAGTCAACCAGACCAGGGCCAAGTTCAG GCAAGTCAAAAAACAGCTGCAGGCGGATCCTTCGAGCCATGCTACGCGCTGGAAGAAGTACGACATTATCAATCGCATCCTGAAGAACCTGCACAGGCCCAAGAATGCCGATCCGCTGCCGCCAGAGGCGCTGCTCAACAACCGCGACATGACACCGCCCCGGGATGATGCGTCCGCcgagcagttgcagcagcagcagccacagcagcaatccgttcagcagcagcagcagcaaggcTTGGGACTGGCCGGTGAGCCGAGCACTGCCACCTTTTAcaatagcagcagcaatagcaaccacggcagcagccacaacaacaacaccagcggCGGAATTAGCTTCAGCACGGAGCTGTTCACGGACCAGTACGACGAGGTGGTCAAgcaggagtacgaggacgatGAGTACCGCTCCATTCCCTTTCAGGAGCAGTTGCAACAGTATTCCCCAGCCGAGCCGGCTCAGCTGCTCGAGCTGCAGacgccacagcagcagcaacaacagcagcagcagcaacaacagcagcagttccaAGCAAACTATGAGCCGCAATTTCAGCAGCAGCCGGCTCAATTCAATAACAACAGCGTCATTAGCACTGCGGCCACATCGACCGTCAACCACCAGCCCATTACGGCTGTAGCCTATATCAATAGCAGCAATAACACCATCAGCGTGGCCACAAACGCAAACGGAGGCATGCCAGCGCCGGTACCCGCACAGGTATCAGCACCGGTTCCGgcagcagctccagttccGACCACCAACAACGCCGTCGTTGGCGCCTCCCCCGTGCCTGTGCCACGGAAGCGCGGCCGTCCATTCGGATCTGTGAATCCCCCACACGCAGAATCGCTGGAGGCGCTCTACATGGAGGAAGTTCGGCGAAAGAACCAGCTGCTCTACGAACAGACCAAGATATGTCGGCAGcgactggagctggaggaacGCAAGGTCGACCTCATGCAGACCTTCTTCCCCAAGTGTCTCGAGCAGCAGGCACAGATTCTAAGCCACGTCattcagctgcagcagcgcaaTCAGCATCCTGCGGCCCAGCGGCCGCAGTGA
- the LOC6731120 gene encoding uncharacterized protein LOC6731120 isoform X3, whose product MAINPLLIAALGLFITVCPRPSTAAAVIGRVEDAEGNKTAWELTEALYGTSGLRSFNGTWITGSSSTTLPATDPSTNSMRPPKQM is encoded by the exons ATGGCAATTAATCCGCTGCTGATCGCAGCCCTTGGCCTCTTCATCACCGTTTGTCCTCGTCcgtcgacggcggcggcggtcaTCGGGCGGGTGGAGGACGCGGAGGGCAACAAGACGGCGTGGGAACTAACGGAAGCTCTGTACGGCACATCGGGGCTGCGGAGTTTCAATGGCACCTGGATAACAGGTTC GAGTTCTACTACACTGCCAGCGACCGATCCATCCACAAATTCAATGCGGCCACCAAAACAGATGTGA